Genomic segment of Vibrio natriegens NBRC 15636 = ATCC 14048 = DSM 759:
TATCCTGACCATACAAACGACGCATTTCTGCATAAGTGATGTAGAGTTTTTGCATCGCACGCGTCATACCGACATAACAAAGGCGACGTTCTTCTTCTAAACGCCCGGCCTCTTCGGCAGACATCTGGCTTGGAAACATGCCTTCTTCGACACCCACCATGAACACTAATGGGAACTCCAGACCTTTCGCACTGTGCAGAGTCATCAATTGAACCGCATCTTCGAACTCGTCTGCCTGGCCTTCACCCGCTTCCAGAGCCGCATGAGTCAGGAATGCGGTAAGCAGTGACATTTCTTCTGCTTCTTCAGGTTTCTCAAACTGACGCGTTGCGGTGACCAGTTCTTCCAAGTTCTCAATACGCGCTTTGGACTTCTCGCCCTTCTCTTTCTCGTACATTGCAAATAAGCCGGAATACTTGATCACATGGTCAGTTTGCTCGTGCAGAGGCTTCTCTAGCGTATCGTCTTCCAGTGCGGTAACGAGTTCGATAAAACGGCTTAATGCGCCTGCAGCACGACCAGCAAGTACCTGCTCATCCAACATCGCGATACTGGCTTCCCACATAGTGCAACCACGATCACGAGCCGCACGGCGAATCGTCTCAAGTGTTTTATCACCTAAACCACGCGTTGGTGTATTCACCACACGCTCAAACGCCGCATCATCATTACGGTTGGCAATCAGACGAAGGTAGCTCAGGGCGTCTTTGATTTCCTGACGTTCGAAGAATCGCATACCACCATAAATACGGTATGGAAGACCCGCTTGAATCAACGCTTCTTCCAGTACACGAGACTGGGCGTTATTACGGTAGAGCATTGCGGCATCATTAAGGACACCGCCCTTGTCTTGCCACTCTTTAATTTTGGTAACGGCAAAACGGGCTTCGTCCAACTCGTTGTAAGCACTGTAGACCGAGATTGGCTCACCAACGACACCATCGGTCCAAAGCTCTTTACCCATACGCTCAGTATTATTCGAAATTAGCGTGTTCGATGCTTCCAGAATCGTTTTGGTCGAGCGGTAGTTTTGCTCCAGACGAATGGTGCTAACACTTGGGAACTCAAGAGTAAATTTCTCAATGTTCTCCACTTTCGCACCACGCCAGCCATAAATGGACTGGTCATCATCACCCACAATCATCACATGACACTCAGGCCCTGCCATCATACGCAGCCAAGCGTATTGGATGTTGTTGGTATCCTGAAATTCGTCGACCAGAATATGTTTAAAGCGCGCTTGGTAATGTTCGCGGACAAACTTGTTATCGCGCAGTAGCTCATGAGCGCGAAGCAAAATTTCCGCAAAGTCGACCAGACCAGCGCGATCGCACGCTTCCTGATAAGCGGTATATAACTGTAAGTAAGTTTTGGTGACCGGATCGTGGTACGCATCGATGTGCGCCGGGCGAAGACCTTCATCTTTTTTACCGTTAATCCACCAAGCAACCTGACGTGCAGGCCACTGCTTTTCATCCAGATTTTGTGCTTTGATCAGGCGTTTAAGTAGTCGCTGTTGATCGTCGCTATCGATGATTTGAAAATCTTCCGGTAGCTTGGCATCAAGATAGTGCGCGCGAAGAATACGATGACAAATACCATGGAAAGTACCATTCCACATGCCAGATGCGCTGCCCATCATTAACTCTTCAATACGGCCACGCATTTCCGCTGCCGCTTTGTTAGTAAAAGTTACTGACATAATTGAAAACGGAGAAGCTTGTTCTACAGACATCAGCCAGGCGATTCGGTGAACAAGAACACGAGTCTTACCACTCCCTGCACCAGCAAGGACGAGCAAGTTTTCTAGAGGTGCTGCAACGGCTTCACGCTGTTTATCGTTCAAACCGTCGAGTAATAGAGATGGATCCATCATGATGAGCTACTGGTTATTTATACATAAAAACCGATTATAACCTAAACAGCTGGGCGCTGTTTAGACAAAACTTGAGAAAAAACTCGCTGTTTTTTTACTCACCTCTTCAGTCGCTTATATCAAAAGAGCAACCAAAATAGAGACTAATGGCAAATTTCACTGAAAGTTTTTACCTCTCCTTCCTATCTCATAAATTAAGCAAGTGGACAAATACTGAACAACATGGTGTCGCTTCTTCTTGCGAAATGGAAGTAAAGTAAACTACTCAGAGGAAATTATTATGAAAAATTCGAATCTTGCTATTACCGCTGCCGTAACGGGTCTAATCGCACTAGGCGGCACAATGCTGACTGCAACATCTGCCGTCGCAGCTGAACAAGAAAAGTGTTATGGCGTAGCCAAGGCAGGTAAGAACGACTGTGCAACCAAAAACAGCTCTTGTGCCGGCACCTCTAAACAAGACAGCCAAAAAGATGCCTTCGTGGTTGTGCCAAAAGGTTTATGTGACAAATTGGCGGGCGGTAGCACTTCTTCATCTTAATTGTCCCCATGATGCTCGTCAGGGTGTGTGAAGGCTCTATCCACACGCCCTTTTTCTCCAGAACTCGTTGGAAAAGGAGTTTCACGTGAAACATCAAGCTTTGCAAAACCTCGTTGGGGTTGGGTTACGCATGCCTCACCTAGATTATTTCAGTCGCAACCCGTCGGACTTGTCGTGGCTAGAGGTTCACAGCGAGAACTATTTTCAACCCAACTCGGCCGAAAGAATTCAGCTACAGGCGCTTCGTAACCATTATCAAATTAGCTGCCATGGTGTTGGCTTGTCACTGGGTTCGGTAGCACGAGTCAGTCAGGAGCATCTCGCCCAGCTTAAAAGCCTTATCGATGTGATTGATCCGATGTTTGTTTCTGACCACTTAAGCTGGAGTGAGCATGGAGGTCACTATTTTAACGACCTGCTACCCTTGCCATATACCGAAGAAGCTCTGAACGTGTTCACGCGAAACGTACAAGAAGTACAGGACTATCTGCAGCGTGAAATCTTAATCGAGAACCCATCAAGTTATGTGAAATTTCAGCATTCCACCATTAGTGAGTGGGAGTTTTTAGCTGAAGTTCAGAAACGTACAGACTGCCGATTATTACTCGATCTAAACAATGTCTACGTTTCGGCATTCAATCATGGTTTTGATTGCGACACTTATTTAGCAGGAATCCCTGCTGACAAAGTCGATGAAATTCACCTCGCCGGGTTTACTATCAAAAAATTGGAAAAAGGTGAGATTTGGATTGATACCCATAGCCGTCCTGTCAGCGAAGAAGTATGGCAACTCTATCGCCGTTGGGTCAAACAGCATGGTCCTCGACAGACTTTAATTGAGTGGGATCTTGATATTCCCGCACCTGAAGTGTTGCTAGCAGAAGCCGATAAAGCCAAACGTGTTCTTTCAGAATACCAAACCTTTTCCGCTTTAGAATCTGCGAGGAAGGCATCATGAACCTTGCTACCTTACAAAGCCAGTTCGCCAAAGCACTTCACTATCAAACATCGGGAGAAGACTGCGGTATCACCGCTGATCAATTCAGCGCAGATGAACGCATACAGATTTATCGCAACAACTTCATCATTAGCTTAAGTGAAGTTTTGTCGGCAACTTACCCTATGGTTGAAGCATTAGTGGGTGAAGCGTGTTTTACACAAATAGCTAGGCAACATGTGCTGAGCCATCCATTGACCGAAGGTCACGTTACTCACTATGGCAAAGGCTTTCATAAAACCATTAAGAAGTTTGACCAAGTCATGTCGCATGCGCCCTATTGCGCCGAAGTCGCCCGATTTGAATGGTGTCTCGATGTGACAAGACAAACTCACTGCAACGCAAGAACGACAGAGAATCTGATTCCCCTGGCCGACCTTGCTCATGTAAATGAATCACAACAGCCCAATTTAGTCTTCCACTTGAGAGCTGGCTGCTCAGGCTTTGATTCCAATTATGCCGTGTTTGATTTGTTCCATGCGATTCAAAGCCAACAACTTGAACAACTCAATATCAATCAACCTCAGCAAGGAGTGATTGCGTATCAACGCGACCAAGTCGTCTGTTATAAGCTGACGCCTCAGGCATTTCGCGTGTTGTGTGCTCTAGAAAACAAACTCTCGTTGAGTGAAATGCCAAAAGTAATGCTAGACGAACTTAACCACATTACCGCTCTTGGCCTGATTGACGGCTTTACCATAAAAGAGATGTAAGGAGTCCACGATGACAGAAAATGTAAAAAACTTAGTTGGACGATATGATCAGTGGATTCATACCCTACAAGCTGCGTTTGTACCTTTGCTGCTGCTTTTCTGCCGTTTATGGGTCGCTTGGGTGTTTCTGAATTCAGGCTTAGTCAAAATCACCTCCTGGGATAGCACACTTTACTTATTCGAGCTGGAATATCAGGTGCCGTTATTACCTTGGGAGTTAGCTGCTTATCTAGGGACGGCAGCTGAGTTAACGCTGCCACTGTTCGTCGCTCTGGGGTTTATGACTCGCCCAATGGCTGCGATTTTATTTCTCTTTAATATTGTCGCCGTAGTGTCCTATCCGTTACTTTGGGAAAAAGGATTCTACGATCACCAGCTTTGGGGGCTGATGATTCTAATGCTCATCGTATGGGGCGCAGGTCCGCTTTCTCTGGATCAAGCTTTGAAAAATAAACTGATGAAATAAAAAAATCCCCGCAGTAGCGGGGATTTTTTATTGTTTGTTTAGGTAAGCTAACAACTCATCAGCAGAGATACCCTTCTGAGCGATATCTTTCGCTAATAGCTCTACTTGCTCGCCTTTACGTGACTCAATCACTTGCTGGAATTGGTACACAATATCACGCAGGATTGGCAGTGGTACTTGTTTTGCCGCACTACGAATGCGCTCGGAGCTTTGATTGCCCAGCTCATTAAGCAACTTACCAAACATCACCTTTTCTGGTGATTCTTCCATTTGCTCTAAAATACGAGCCATTTCATACGTAGTTAACGACATTACTTTTTGAATTCCATTATGGTGTCAGGAAAAGTGTGAACGACAAATATACACTCGATCCTCATATTGGAAAATACTAAATTACACAGTTTTACGCTTTCGCGAAGCTTGAATGCCAATTCTTACCTACTTTGGTAAACAATATGACAAGTGCAGGTAGCATAATCCACATTTGAAGTGCAATTAGTGTTTGCGGATCTAATGATAAACGCTGCAACGTACCAACCAATAAACCAGAGCCACTCATTTGGAACAATCCAAGTAACGCTGCCGCCGTACCCGCTTTATCACCAAACGGTTCTAGCGCCTTACCCGCCGCTCCGCCAAGAATGAGAGCGAAACCGATCGAAGACATAAAGATTGGCAGCATAAAAGAGAACGCGGTGTTCTGACCATTCATCAGCATCATAACCACACCTGCCAGACCTAAGGTCGAAATACCCACAACCAGCGTGTTATGCGTACCAAAACGATCCATAAACTTAGGTGCGAGCATACACGCAGCGATGTTGATTACTGCGTTCACGCCAAACCAGAACGTAAACTCATTCATCGATAGACCCATTCCTGTCATCAGTACCGACGGCGCAGAAGTCACATAGGCAAGGATTACGGCCATTGCCATCAAACACAGCGATGCGTGGAAAATGAAAGACGGCGTACTGAGCACAGCCCAGTAACGACTGAGTTTGAATACCGCTTGTTTTTCTGTCGCAGGGTTGGTTTCCTTCATCATAAAGAACATCAACACACCAGAAACCACCGCGAAACCAGCCATAAAACTGAAATTCGCACGCCAGTCAAATTGCTGCGTCAACCAGCTACCCAGGATAGGAGCCAAAGCCGGGATAAAGCAGATAGCACCATTAAGGTAGCTAATCATCTTGCCACTTTTTTCAGGGCCAAAGATATCGCGAACTGTTGCAAAGGCTGCCACTGATGTCGCACATGCGCCTAAGCCTTGTAGCAGTCGGGACATCAACATCCACTCAATATTTTGAGCACTCCACGCCAATAAAGCACTCATTGCGTAAATGGTGATACCACCCAATGCAACAGTTCGACGTCCGAGTTTGTCTGCTAGCGGGCCGGCAAAAAGCTGACCGACACCCATAGCAAACAAAAACCAAGTGATCGTGTCTTGTGCTAGCGCATTATCTACCTGAAACGTGGAAGCGATAAGAGGTAAAGCAGGAAGATAAATATCTATCGCAAGCGGGCTAAAAAGTACCAAAAGGGTCAATAACGCCATCTGCATTTTACTGTTAGAACTATGGCTAGACACACTACACTCCAAATTGAACAAGAACTATTTGTGAAGCTTAATCATCTGATGATATGAATGGAAATGATGTATACTCATGACCATTATTCCTTTAAGGAAAATCATAATGAATATAGAGAAGTTGGCACGTATTGATCTGAATCTGCTGGTTTGTTTTAAAGTTCTGATGGAAGAGCTCAACGTGACCCGAGCCGCGCATCGACTTTGCCTTAGCCAATCAGCGGTGAGTAAATCACTCGCCAAACTGCGCACTCAGTTTGACGACCCTTTGTTTACTCGTAATTCACATGGACTGACACCCACGCCTCGTTCTCTATTCCTAAAACCGAAACTCGATCTGTTGATTAACCAGCTGGAAGTACTAACGCAGCCTGAAGAGTTTTCTCCACAAAGCAGTGAGTACCGCTTTCAAATCGCTGCGGTGGAAAGCGTCTACCCTTTAATATTGCCTCATTTTTTACCCGCAATCTTTCAGCAGGCACCCGGCGTGACCATCAGCACCCATCCGTGGTCGGATAACACGTTTAAAATGCTACAACGCGGCGAGTTGGATTTGGGTTTAACTGGGAAAGACATCGACATTAACGATGCCAAACTTACCCTACTGCCGCCGGATGATATTTGCGAGCAGGAAATCTATCGCGATCATCAAATGTGTATTATCCGTAAGAACCATCCAGCACTCAACCAAAAATGGAACCTTGAGTCTTACCTATCTCTGCGACATGTTCAGGTGCGTTGCGACGGTAATGATCGCTGGTTATTGGATTATCGCCTTGCCGATATTGGCGCAGAACGGGACATCGCGGTCACAGTTCCAGATTTCAATAGTGCCGCAAGTTTGTGTTCTTATACCGATTTTATCTTCACAGCACCAAGTCACTTTGTTCAGTTGGCAGCTAAGCAACTCGACTTAGCCGTTCTGCCATTGCCACTCGAATTTCCGCCAATGGCATATACTTTGTTCTGGCATAGAGACAGAGAAAACGACCCGGCACTGAACTGGTTACGCACGATGATCACGCAAAAAACCGATCACCTTAGATAAAAACTCGGACTCAATTTGCGCTTAACGGTTAAAATGAGTAGCTTAACAGTCGATAGTCCTTTTTGGCTCATCTAGGCCTGTTGTACCCAGGATTAAACTTAAGAATGTTTAATTCGATACTGCACTAAGCAGAAGGAAACAGCTCCCAAATTGAGCATGAAGGAGCCGTAATTGAAGGAATAACACAGATGCATAACGATACACAAAGCCGCGTGAACGCGATTCGCGAATGGCTTGCTCAACACAATATTGATGCCCTACTCATCCCACACGAAGACGAGTATTTGGGTGAATACGTTCCGGCTCATAACGAACGCCTACATTGGCTAACCGGATTTACTGGTTCAGCCGGAGCAGCCGTCATTACGAAAGATAAAGCAGCTATGTTTGTTGATGGCCGCTATACCGTTCAAGTCACCAAACAAGTGCCTGCAGAACTATTTGAATACCGCCACCTGATTGAAGAGCCAGCGCTTGATTGGATCAAAGACAATCTTGCAGCGGGAGCATCAGTAGCGATTGACCCACGTATGCATAGCTCCGCATGGCTAGATACGGCGCAGGCGAAACTGGCCGGTAAGTTTGAGCTTAACATGCTAACCAGTAATCCGATTGATGAATTGTGGCATGATCGCCCAGCTCCAGTGGTGTCTGATGTTCGCCTGATGCCAACGGAAGCGGTTGGTCAATCTAGCGAAAGTAAACGTCAGGAGATCGCTCAGCTAATTAAAAATGCTGGCGCTGACAGTGCAGTCATCACCGCACTTGATTCTATTTGCTGGCTATTGAACGTTCGTGGCTTGGATGTATCTCGCCTACCCGTACTTCTGTCCCATGCTATTCTTCATGCGGATTCCACCGTGGAATACTTCCTTGACCCAGCTAGACTGCCAAATGAATTTGAAGCACACGTAGGTTCTGGTGTCACCGTTCATCATCCTGAAGCACTTCAGTCTCGTCTTGAAGCGATGACTGGCAAAAAGGTATTAGTCGATCCAGCAATCAGCAATGCATGGTTTAAGCTGGTTCTACAGAATTCCGGCGCATCGGTTATCGCGGCGGCAGATCCATGTCTAATGCCGAAAGCAGCGAAGAACGCGGTTGAAATTGCGGGTATGAAAGCGTGTCACGTACGCGACGGCGTTGCGATGAGTAAGTTCCTATGTTGGTTAGATGCAGAAGTAGCGGCTGGTAATCTTCATGATGAAGCAACACTCGCAGACACATTAGAAGCATTCCGTAAAGAAGACCCAACATTGATGGACCTAAGCTTCGATACGATCTCAGCAGCCGGTGGTAACGCCGCAATGTGTCACTACAACCACGAGAACCAACCAGTTCCAGGTAAGCTAGAAATGAATACGCTTTATCTGGTTGACTCTGGAGGTCAGTACTTAGATGGTACAACCGACATCACGCGTACCATTGCGATTGGCCAACCATCAGCGGAAATGATCAAGCAATTCACTCTGGCGTTAAAAGGACATATTGGTGTTGCTCGTGCGCGTTTCCCGAAAGGTACTTGTGGCTACCAGATCGATACATTGGCTCGCCAACACCTTTGGGCAGAAGGTTACGATTACGACCACGGTACTGGCCATGGTGTCGGTCACTTCCTTAGTGTACATGAAGGTCCTGCAAGCATTTCTAAAAGACAAATCAATGTACCGCTAACAGAAGGTATGGTGCTATCCAATGAGCCAGGTTATTACCGTACTGACGCATTCGGTATCCGTATCGAAAACTTAGAGCTCGTAGTGGAAACACAAACTAACGGTGACTTCCCTGTTCTGTCATTTGAGTCACTGACTCGTTGCCCAATAGACAAACGTAACATCAACGTG
This window contains:
- the uvrD gene encoding DNA helicase II, whose product is MMDPSLLLDGLNDKQREAVAAPLENLLVLAGAGSGKTRVLVHRIAWLMSVEQASPFSIMSVTFTNKAAAEMRGRIEELMMGSASGMWNGTFHGICHRILRAHYLDAKLPEDFQIIDSDDQQRLLKRLIKAQNLDEKQWPARQVAWWINGKKDEGLRPAHIDAYHDPVTKTYLQLYTAYQEACDRAGLVDFAEILLRAHELLRDNKFVREHYQARFKHILVDEFQDTNNIQYAWLRMMAGPECHVMIVGDDDQSIYGWRGAKVENIEKFTLEFPSVSTIRLEQNYRSTKTILEASNTLISNNTERMGKELWTDGVVGEPISVYSAYNELDEARFAVTKIKEWQDKGGVLNDAAMLYRNNAQSRVLEEALIQAGLPYRIYGGMRFFERQEIKDALSYLRLIANRNDDAAFERVVNTPTRGLGDKTLETIRRAARDRGCTMWEASIAMLDEQVLAGRAAGALSRFIELVTALEDDTLEKPLHEQTDHVIKYSGLFAMYEKEKGEKSKARIENLEELVTATRQFEKPEEAEEMSLLTAFLTHAALEAGEGQADEFEDAVQLMTLHSAKGLEFPLVFMVGVEEGMFPSQMSAEEAGRLEEERRLCYVGMTRAMQKLYITYAEMRRLYGQDKYHKPSRFIRELPEGCLDEVRMKAQVSRPASSGRFSQTTVKENFNETGFALGSRVMHPKFGEGTIINFEGSGPQSRVQIAFNGEGIKWLVTAYARLEKL
- a CDS encoding DUF2282 domain-containing protein, with translation MKNSNLAITAAVTGLIALGGTMLTATSAVAAEQEKCYGVAKAGKNDCATKNSSCAGTSKQDSQKDAFVVVPKGLCDKLAGGSTSSS
- a CDS encoding DUF692 domain-containing protein, which produces MKHQALQNLVGVGLRMPHLDYFSRNPSDLSWLEVHSENYFQPNSAERIQLQALRNHYQISCHGVGLSLGSVARVSQEHLAQLKSLIDVIDPMFVSDHLSWSEHGGHYFNDLLPLPYTEEALNVFTRNVQEVQDYLQREILIENPSSYVKFQHSTISEWEFLAEVQKRTDCRLLLDLNNVYVSAFNHGFDCDTYLAGIPADKVDEIHLAGFTIKKLEKGEIWIDTHSRPVSEEVWQLYRRWVKQHGPRQTLIEWDLDIPAPEVLLAEADKAKRVLSEYQTFSALESARKAS
- a CDS encoding DNA-binding domain-containing protein, which encodes MNLATLQSQFAKALHYQTSGEDCGITADQFSADERIQIYRNNFIISLSEVLSATYPMVEALVGEACFTQIARQHVLSHPLTEGHVTHYGKGFHKTIKKFDQVMSHAPYCAEVARFEWCLDVTRQTHCNARTTENLIPLADLAHVNESQQPNLVFHLRAGCSGFDSNYAVFDLFHAIQSQQLEQLNINQPQQGVIAYQRDQVVCYKLTPQAFRVLCALENKLSLSEMPKVMLDELNHITALGLIDGFTIKEM
- a CDS encoding DoxX family protein, which produces MTENVKNLVGRYDQWIHTLQAAFVPLLLLFCRLWVAWVFLNSGLVKITSWDSTLYLFELEYQVPLLPWELAAYLGTAAELTLPLFVALGFMTRPMAAILFLFNIVAVVSYPLLWEKGFYDHQLWGLMILMLIVWGAGPLSLDQALKNKLMK
- a CDS encoding LysR family transcriptional regulator, which gives rise to MNIEKLARIDLNLLVCFKVLMEELNVTRAAHRLCLSQSAVSKSLAKLRTQFDDPLFTRNSHGLTPTPRSLFLKPKLDLLINQLEVLTQPEEFSPQSSEYRFQIAAVESVYPLILPHFLPAIFQQAPGVTISTHPWSDNTFKMLQRGELDLGLTGKDIDINDAKLTLLPPDDICEQEIYRDHQMCIIRKNHPALNQKWNLESYLSLRHVQVRCDGNDRWLLDYRLADIGAERDIAVTVPDFNSAASLCSYTDFIFTAPSHFVQLAAKQLDLAVLPLPLEFPPMAYTLFWHRDRENDPALNWLRTMITQKTDHLR
- a CDS encoding aminopeptidase P family protein; this translates as MHNDTQSRVNAIREWLAQHNIDALLIPHEDEYLGEYVPAHNERLHWLTGFTGSAGAAVITKDKAAMFVDGRYTVQVTKQVPAELFEYRHLIEEPALDWIKDNLAAGASVAIDPRMHSSAWLDTAQAKLAGKFELNMLTSNPIDELWHDRPAPVVSDVRLMPTEAVGQSSESKRQEIAQLIKNAGADSAVITALDSICWLLNVRGLDVSRLPVLLSHAILHADSTVEYFLDPARLPNEFEAHVGSGVTVHHPEALQSRLEAMTGKKVLVDPAISNAWFKLVLQNSGASVIAAADPCLMPKAAKNAVEIAGMKACHVRDGVAMSKFLCWLDAEVAAGNLHDEATLADTLEAFRKEDPTLMDLSFDTISAAGGNAAMCHYNHENQPVPGKLEMNTLYLVDSGGQYLDGTTDITRTIAIGQPSAEMIKQFTLALKGHIGVARARFPKGTCGYQIDTLARQHLWAEGYDYDHGTGHGVGHFLSVHEGPASISKRQINVPLTEGMVLSNEPGYYRTDAFGIRIENLELVVETQTNGDFPVLSFESLTRCPIDKRNINVDMLTRPELAWLNDYHQKVWEQISPLVEGDVKDWLREATLPLAHS